The following proteins are co-located in the Verrucomicrobiota bacterium genome:
- a CDS encoding riboflavin synthase: MGYWKGYCLPMFTGLVEGAGEILRFAKGTKSFELMVKAPSFMTEVSIGDSIAVNGCCLTVVKVEGCELSFDLLLETVKRTSINQLDVGGLINLERSLLPTTRMGGHFVSGHVDETGRIEVLEKKESDFYLKIQCRKESVAYLVEKGCVAVDGISLTVTEVFEDGFSIWLIPHTLEVTNLQERKVGDLVNLEFDLLAKYVEKIVETRRN; encoded by the coding sequence GTGGGGTACTGGAAAGGCTACTGTCTTCCTATGTTTACGGGTTTAGTAGAGGGCGCAGGTGAAATCCTTCGTTTTGCAAAGGGAACAAAGAGCTTCGAACTGATGGTCAAGGCTCCCTCGTTTATGACCGAAGTCTCGATAGGGGATTCAATAGCCGTGAATGGCTGTTGTCTGACCGTGGTGAAAGTGGAAGGGTGTGAACTATCCTTCGATCTTTTGCTGGAAACGGTGAAGCGGACTTCAATCAATCAGCTCGATGTTGGAGGACTGATTAACCTTGAACGCAGTCTACTTCCAACCACCAGAATGGGTGGTCATTTTGTAAGCGGGCATGTGGATGAAACCGGAAGAATTGAGGTGTTGGAGAAGAAAGAATCGGACTTCTACCTGAAAATTCAGTGCCGGAAGGAATCGGTCGCTTATCTTGTTGAAAAAGGATGTGTGGCTGTGGACGGAATCTCGCTGACGGTGACGGAAGTTTTTGAAGATGGATTTTCGATCTGGCTGATTCCACACACCCTCGAGGTGACAAATTTGCAGGAGAGAAAAGTCGGTGATCTGGTGAATCTGGAGTTTGATTTGTTGGCGAAATACGTGGAGAAGATCGTCGAGACACGGAGGAATTGA